From Bifidobacterium sp. ESL0790, one genomic window encodes:
- a CDS encoding NAD(P)H-dependent oxidoreductase encodes MTRIAVFVGSLRKDSFNMSLAKNIERLMPEGFEFDYIDMDLPLYNQDLDGDMPAKVLEMKKTVEADDGVLFVTPEYNRSFSGVIKNAIDWASRPWGQSSFGGKSAAIIGASMGALGATQAQQALRNVALFLDMKLMGQPEVYFNAAASLDEAGNVVEGSKDFLKGFADAFANHVAANK; translated from the coding sequence ATGACCAGGATCGCCGTTTTCGTCGGATCGCTGCGCAAGGACTCATTCAACATGAGCCTCGCCAAGAACATCGAGCGTCTCATGCCCGAAGGCTTCGAGTTCGACTACATCGATATGGACCTGCCGCTCTACAACCAGGATCTCGACGGCGACATGCCCGCCAAGGTCCTCGAGATGAAGAAGACCGTCGAGGCCGACGACGGCGTGCTCTTCGTCACCCCCGAGTACAACCGCAGCTTCTCCGGCGTCATCAAGAACGCCATCGACTGGGCCTCCCGCCCGTGGGGCCAGAGCTCCTTCGGCGGCAAGTCCGCCGCGATCATCGGCGCCTCCATGGGTGCCCTCGGTGCCACCCAGGCCCAGCAGGCCCTGCGCAACGTGGCCCTCTTCCTTGACATGAAGCTCATGGGCCAGCCCGAGGTCTACTTCAACGCCGCCGCCAGCCTGGACGAGGCCGGCAACGTCGTCGAGGGTTCCAAGGACTTCCTCAAGGGTTTCGCCGACGCCTTCGCCAACCACGTCGCGGCCAACAAATAA